A single genomic interval of Hevea brasiliensis isolate MT/VB/25A 57/8 chromosome 4, ASM3005281v1, whole genome shotgun sequence harbors:
- the LOC110647170 gene encoding protein NDL2 isoform X1, translated as MVDSSDSVSVDMETLSLGGKEFLVKTCHGCVSVSVYGDQDKPALITYPDLALNHISCFQGLFFCPEACSLLLHNFCIYHISPPGHELGAATSSPDDPVLSVDDLADQIAEILNYFGLGSVMCMGVTAGAYILTLFAMKYRQRVLGLILISPLCQAPSWTEWLCNKVICNLLYYYGMCGVVKELLLKRYFSKQEARGSAQVPESDIVQACRRLLDERQSLNVWRFLEALNGRPDISEGLRKLHCRSLIFVGENSPFHSEALHMTSKLDRRYSALVEVQACGSMVTEEQPHAMLIPMEYFLMGYGMYRPPKLSVSPRSPLSPLCISPELLSPESMGLKLKPIKTRTHVEV; from the exons ATGGTAGATTCAAGCGATTCTGTCTCCGTTGACATGGAGACTCTCTCTCTTGGTGGAAAG GAGTTCCTTGTCAAAACTTGCCATGGTTGTGTATCTGTTTCTGTATATGGAGACCAGGACAAGCCAGCACTCATTACTTATCCTGATTTAGCTCTAAATC ATATATCATGTTTTCAAGGATTATTTTTTTGTCCGGAAGCATGTTCTTTGCTCCTCCACAACTTTTGCATTTACCACATTAGTCCTCCTGGGCATGAG TTAGGAGCTGCGACAAGTAGCCCTGATGACCCTGTGCTTTCCGTTGATGACTTGGCAGACCAAATTGCTGAGATTCTAAACTATTTTGG ACTTGGGTCAGTGATGTGTATGGGTGTCACAGCTGGAGCTTACATTCTTACTCTATTTGCT ATGAAATATAGGCAACGTGTTCTTGGTTTGATACTTATTTCTCCCCTGTGCCAAGCACCCTCATGGACAGAGTGGTTGTGTAATAAG GTGATTTGTAACTTACTGTACTACTATGGCATGTGTGGAGTGGTGAAAGAGTTGTTGCTGAAGCGGTATTTCAGCAAG CAGGAAGCTCGTGGTAGTGCTCAAGTACCAGAATCAGATATTGTCCAAGCCTGCAGAAGA TTGCTGGATGAAAGGCAGAGTTTAAATGTTTGGCGGTTTCTTGAAGCATTAAATGG GAGACCGGACATTAGTGAAGGACTGAGAAAGCTACATTGTCGTTCTCTGATATTTGTCGGGGAGAACTCTCCATTTCACTCTGAGGCTTTGCACATGACATCAAAACTAGATAGAAGATACAGTGCCTTAGTTGAG GTTCAGGCATGTGGATCCATGGTGACAGAGGAGCAGCCCCATGCCATGTTAATACCAATGGAGTACTTTCTAATGGGATACGGTATGTATAGACCACCTAAATTAAGTGTCAGCCCAAGAAGCCCTTTGAGTCCATTGTGCATTTCCCCTGAGCTCCTTTCACCGGAAAGCATGGGCTTGAAGTTGAAGCCAATAAAAACTCGAACACATGTGGAGGTCTGA
- the LOC110647170 gene encoding protein NDL2 isoform X2: MVDSSDSVSVDMETLSLGGKEFLVKTCHGCVSVSVYGDQDKPALITYPDLALNHISCFQGLFFCPEACSLLLHNFCIYHISPPGHELGAATSSPDDPVLSVDDLADQIAEILNYFGLGSVMCMGVTAGAYILTLFAMKYRQRVLGLILISPLCQAPSWTEWLCNKVICNLLYYYGMCGVVKELLLKRYFSKEARGSAQVPESDIVQACRRLLDERQSLNVWRFLEALNGRPDISEGLRKLHCRSLIFVGENSPFHSEALHMTSKLDRRYSALVEVQACGSMVTEEQPHAMLIPMEYFLMGYGMYRPPKLSVSPRSPLSPLCISPELLSPESMGLKLKPIKTRTHVEV; the protein is encoded by the exons ATGGTAGATTCAAGCGATTCTGTCTCCGTTGACATGGAGACTCTCTCTCTTGGTGGAAAG GAGTTCCTTGTCAAAACTTGCCATGGTTGTGTATCTGTTTCTGTATATGGAGACCAGGACAAGCCAGCACTCATTACTTATCCTGATTTAGCTCTAAATC ATATATCATGTTTTCAAGGATTATTTTTTTGTCCGGAAGCATGTTCTTTGCTCCTCCACAACTTTTGCATTTACCACATTAGTCCTCCTGGGCATGAG TTAGGAGCTGCGACAAGTAGCCCTGATGACCCTGTGCTTTCCGTTGATGACTTGGCAGACCAAATTGCTGAGATTCTAAACTATTTTGG ACTTGGGTCAGTGATGTGTATGGGTGTCACAGCTGGAGCTTACATTCTTACTCTATTTGCT ATGAAATATAGGCAACGTGTTCTTGGTTTGATACTTATTTCTCCCCTGTGCCAAGCACCCTCATGGACAGAGTGGTTGTGTAATAAG GTGATTTGTAACTTACTGTACTACTATGGCATGTGTGGAGTGGTGAAAGAGTTGTTGCTGAAGCGGTATTTCAGCAAG GAAGCTCGTGGTAGTGCTCAAGTACCAGAATCAGATATTGTCCAAGCCTGCAGAAGA TTGCTGGATGAAAGGCAGAGTTTAAATGTTTGGCGGTTTCTTGAAGCATTAAATGG GAGACCGGACATTAGTGAAGGACTGAGAAAGCTACATTGTCGTTCTCTGATATTTGTCGGGGAGAACTCTCCATTTCACTCTGAGGCTTTGCACATGACATCAAAACTAGATAGAAGATACAGTGCCTTAGTTGAG GTTCAGGCATGTGGATCCATGGTGACAGAGGAGCAGCCCCATGCCATGTTAATACCAATGGAGTACTTTCTAATGGGATACGGTATGTATAGACCACCTAAATTAAGTGTCAGCCCAAGAAGCCCTTTGAGTCCATTGTGCATTTCCCCTGAGCTCCTTTCACCGGAAAGCATGGGCTTGAAGTTGAAGCCAATAAAAACTCGAACACATGTGGAGGTCTGA
- the LOC110647175 gene encoding thiamine phosphate phosphatase-like protein yields MENLGGGRSIAMARVVVVFDFDKTLIDCDSDNWVVEKLGVNDTFTELLPTLPWNSLMDRMMMELHSREKTIQDIAECLKQVPLHPKITKAIKSAHASGCDLRIVSDANTIFIETILKHYGLMDCFSEITTNPCYVDAEGRLRILQYHEFKSSSHGCTICPPNMCKGLVMERMRASVSAQGKNRFIYVGDGSPDFCAAMKLEQGDIVMPRKNFPLWELIYGNKNLIKANIQEWSDGEELGTRLLDSINTILNEEKCCSVEPGPLVPVYCNFQRASSISAHDAQTINVLPVRR; encoded by the exons ATGGAAAATTTGGGAGGTGGTCGTAGCATAGCAATGGCGAGAGTTGTGGTGGTTTTCGACTTTGACAAAACCCTTATTGATTGTGATAGTGATAACTGGGTGGTGGAAAAGCTAGGCGTTAATGACACCTTTACTGAGCTCCTCCCTACCTTGCCCTGGAACTCACTCATG GATCGGATGATGATGGAGCTTCACTCTAGggaaaagacaattcaggatatTGCAGAGTGCTTGAAACAGGTTCCTCTGCATCCAAAGATTACCAAAGCAATTAAATCAGCCCATGCTTCTGG GTGTGATTTGAGGATAGTAAGCGATGCAAACACCATCTTCATCGAGACAATCTTGAAACATTATGGGCTGATGGATTGCTTCTCTGAGATAACCACAAACCCATGCTATGTGGATGCAGAAGGCAGGCTGAGAATCTTACAGTACCATGAGTTCAAGTCATCTTCTCATGGCTGCACAATCTGCCCTCCAAACATGTGCAAG GGTCTGGTGATGGAAAGGATGCGAGCTTCTGTTTCTGCTCAAGGAAAGAACCGGTTCATTTATGTTGGTGATGGAAGTCCGGATTTTTGTGCAGCAATGAAGCTTGAACAAGGAGACATCGTGATGCCAAGGAAGAATTTCCCTTTGTGGGAGTTGATTTACGGCAACAAAAACCTTATCAAGGCAAATATTCAGGAATGGAGTGATGGGGAGGAGCTAGGCACCAGGCTACTCGATTCAATCAACACCATCCTCAATGAAGAGAAGTGCTGCAGTGTAGAACCTGGTCCTTTGGTTCcagtttattgtaattttcaGAGAGCTTCATCAATCTCTGCACATGATGCACAAACCATAAATGTACTCCCAGTTCGTCGCTAG